From the genome of Candidatus Bathyarchaeota archaeon, one region includes:
- a CDS encoding threonine--tRNA ligase: MRILQLHSNYIKYKPIQKEIDLAEEAEKKERRIEEVVVLFTAIEEGDNKTAAKQAVEEVQDFLEKLKVNKILIYPYAHLSSELAKPAVALKVIKAMEKYAKEKRIETFRAPFGWNKQFTISIKGHPLAEQSRVIQPGEVKIEERISEALKAEEKMKSSWHILQPDGKLVPIEKFDFTRHEDLEKFAKYEISKMQASQQAPPHIRLMKRLELVDYEPGSDPGNLRWYPKGRLVKSLIEQFVTRTMAEYGAMEVETPIMYDFHHPSLSDYLDRFPARQYTLKSEDKDLFLRFAACFGQFLMLHDAQFSYRQLPLRIYELTRYSFRREKSGEITGLRRQRAFTMPDCHALCLDLEQAKKEFVVRFKLCMKVLKGFELGKEDYELAIRFTKDFYEENKDFIVSLAKLFAKPVLIEMFKEKAFYWILKWEFNFVDNQNKASALSTDQIDVENACRYDITYIDEKGERQHPLILHCSPSGGIERCVYMMLEKAYREQQKGKAPILPLWLSPTQVRVIPVSDKFMKDAENIAEKIAKYEIRVDFDDRSLTLQRKVREAETEWVNYVIVVGQKEIDSRILPVRDRVAGKIRKMKLQELVDNILKEKRGKPFKPLPLPKKLSQRPQFYG; this comes from the coding sequence TTGCGCATACTTCAACTACACTCAAACTACATCAAATACAAGCCTATACAAAAGGAAATCGACTTAGCCGAAGAGGCAGAGAAGAAAGAAAGACGGATAGAAGAAGTTGTTGTCCTTTTTACCGCTATTGAAGAGGGTGACAACAAAACTGCAGCAAAGCAAGCTGTCGAGGAAGTTCAAGATTTTCTAGAGAAACTCAAAGTCAACAAAATTCTAATCTACCCTTACGCACACTTGAGCAGTGAATTGGCAAAACCCGCAGTGGCGCTCAAAGTCATTAAGGCAATGGAAAAATATGCAAAAGAAAAGCGCATAGAAACCTTTCGCGCACCTTTCGGCTGGAACAAGCAATTCACCATTTCAATAAAGGGACACCCATTAGCAGAACAGTCAAGAGTTATCCAGCCAGGCGAAGTGAAAATAGAAGAGAGAATTTCTGAAGCTTTGAAAGCTGAAGAAAAAATGAAATCTTCTTGGCATATTCTGCAACCAGACGGAAAATTAGTGCCTATTGAAAAATTCGATTTCACAAGGCATGAAGATCTCGAAAAATTCGCTAAATACGAAATTTCGAAGATGCAAGCAAGTCAACAAGCGCCTCCGCACATAAGGTTGATGAAAAGACTTGAACTCGTTGACTATGAGCCGGGTAGTGACCCAGGAAACTTGAGATGGTATCCGAAGGGGCGGCTAGTCAAGTCTTTGATTGAGCAGTTTGTCACAAGGACTATGGCAGAGTATGGTGCTATGGAAGTTGAAACTCCAATTATGTATGACTTTCATCACCCCAGCTTAAGCGACTATCTAGACCGATTCCCCGCAAGACAGTATACCCTAAAGTCTGAAGACAAGGACCTTTTCCTCAGATTCGCTGCATGCTTCGGACAGTTTCTCATGCTCCATGACGCCCAGTTCTCGTATCGCCAACTTCCGCTAAGAATCTATGAGTTGACGAGATACAGTTTTAGGCGAGAGAAAAGCGGCGAAATAACTGGGCTACGACGACAACGCGCCTTCACGATGCCGGACTGTCATGCACTCTGCCTTGACTTGGAACAAGCAAAGAAAGAATTTGTAGTCCGGTTCAAGTTGTGCATGAAAGTCCTAAAAGGTTTTGAGCTGGGAAAAGAAGACTACGAATTAGCGATAAGGTTTACAAAAGATTTCTACGAAGAAAACAAAGATTTCATAGTCTCGCTGGCAAAGTTATTCGCGAAACCAGTTTTAATTGAGATGTTCAAGGAAAAAGCGTTCTATTGGATTCTAAAATGGGAATTCAACTTCGTCGACAACCAAAACAAAGCCTCCGCTCTATCAACAGACCAGATTGACGTGGAAAACGCCTGCAGATACGACATCACCTACATTGATGAAAAAGGTGAAAGACAACATCCACTAATTCTGCACTGTTCACCGAGTGGTGGAATTGAAAGATGCGTCTATATGATGCTAGAAAAGGCATATCGGGAGCAACAAAAAGGGAAAGCTCCTATTCTTCCTCTCTGGCTTTCACCTACACAGGTCAGAGTTATACCTGTATCAGACAAGTTCATGAAAGACGCTGAAAACATCGCTGAAAAAATTGCCAAATATGAAATACGGGTAGATTTTGACGACCGCTCTCTCACACTGCAGAGGAAAGTTAGAGAAGCAGAAACCGAATGGGTAAACTACGTAATAGTTGTCGGTCAAAAAGAAATTGACTCAAGGATTCTGCCTGTTCGAGACAGAGTTGCTGGAAAAATCAGAAAGATGAAGCTTCAAGAGCTGGTGGATAACATTTTGAAAGAAAAAAGAGGCAAGCCTTTCAAACCGTTACCACTGCCTAAAAAATTATCTCAACGACCTCAATTTTATGGCTAG
- the ilvE gene encoding branched-chain-amino-acid transaminase, whose product MEKELLIYVDGKYYPKSEAKISVYDHGFLYGDGVFEGIRAYNGSVFKLKEHIDRLYSSARVIMLEIPITKEEMINAVIETLKKNNLTESYIRLVVSRGLGDLGLDPRKCPKPTIIIITDRIKLHQGGAKEEGLTAIISWVKRDAVDATSHEVKSLNYLNSILAKIEANSANVDEAICLNKQGFVCEGVAENIFAVSNGVIITPPTSTGALRGITRNVVIENAKKLGYTVVKKEITPSDLFLADEVFFTGTAAEVVPVKEINKRRIGDGKPGPITRRLMEEYQKLVRDPKEGVLIR is encoded by the coding sequence ATGGAGAAGGAGCTTCTCATTTACGTAGATGGAAAGTACTATCCAAAGTCAGAAGCGAAGATTTCAGTCTACGACCATGGCTTCCTCTACGGAGACGGCGTATTTGAGGGAATACGAGCTTACAACGGCAGCGTATTCAAACTAAAGGAACACATCGACAGACTGTATTCATCTGCACGCGTCATAATGCTAGAAATTCCGATAACGAAAGAGGAAATGATTAATGCTGTTATAGAAACGCTGAAGAAAAACAACCTTACCGAATCGTACATCCGCCTAGTTGTTTCCAGAGGTTTAGGTGACCTAGGTCTTGACCCTCGAAAATGCCCCAAACCGACAATAATAATCATCACCGACCGGATAAAACTTCACCAGGGAGGAGCGAAAGAAGAAGGTTTAACAGCTATAATTTCATGGGTCAAACGAGACGCGGTGGATGCAACATCGCATGAAGTGAAATCTCTAAACTATCTAAACAGCATACTTGCTAAGATTGAAGCCAACAGCGCAAACGTCGATGAGGCGATATGTCTAAACAAACAAGGGTTTGTGTGTGAGGGAGTTGCAGAAAACATATTCGCCGTATCTAATGGCGTAATTATAACTCCGCCGACATCTACCGGTGCTTTACGCGGAATAACAAGGAATGTAGTCATTGAAAATGCGAAAAAACTTGGATACACGGTGGTTAAGAAAGAAATTACACCTTCAGACCTATTCCTCGCAGACGAAGTGTTCTTTACAGGAACAGCAGCAGAAGTAGTTCCAGTGAAGGAAATAAACAAACGAAGAATCGGAGACGGAAAACCTGGCCCAATCACTCGAAGGTTGATGGAAGAATACCAGAAACTGGTGAGAGATCCTAAGGAAGGTGTGCTTATTCGCTGA